A section of the Bifidobacterium sp. ESL0728 genome encodes:
- the dnaN gene encoding DNA polymerase III subunit beta: protein MKVEINSTALADAVAWTTRVIDARPANPILAGIKLEAADGTLQLSAFNYEISARHHIEAGVDEAGKVLVQGKLLADITKSLPQEKTYLSTTDTTLTITSGKSTFNLQLMPESEYPDLPEAPAMLGQVDAPTFVQAVSQASVAVSHEENRPVLTGVRIQFNGEKVVMTSTDRFRLSRSSFTWTPQDSNLETETLVRGSLLRDVARAVDEHQNVVIDFNPESPSLLGFENAGRVSTSQLIDGEFPAVDRLFADEYPIEAVISKEALLGAIKRVALVAERNAPIRMVFEGQTLTLSAGTADESQAKEVLDIDMDGENITVAFNPSYLIEGLSAITEPFVRMKMTTAVKPVEFNGQQEADSDESMDYRYLLVPMRFN, encoded by the coding sequence ATGAAAGTCGAAATCAACTCCACCGCACTTGCGGACGCGGTTGCCTGGACCACACGTGTCATCGATGCACGGCCAGCTAACCCGATTCTCGCCGGTATCAAGCTTGAAGCTGCCGACGGAACATTGCAGCTTTCCGCCTTCAACTATGAGATTTCCGCACGTCACCACATCGAAGCAGGTGTTGATGAAGCCGGAAAGGTGCTCGTTCAAGGCAAGTTGCTGGCCGATATCACCAAGTCGTTGCCGCAGGAAAAAACCTATCTTTCCACCACCGACACCACGCTGACGATTACGTCCGGCAAATCGACGTTCAATCTGCAGCTTATGCCGGAAAGTGAATATCCGGATCTGCCAGAAGCACCGGCGATGCTCGGCCAGGTCGATGCACCGACGTTCGTTCAGGCAGTGTCGCAGGCTTCGGTCGCAGTTTCGCACGAGGAAAACCGTCCGGTATTAACCGGCGTGCGTATTCAGTTCAACGGCGAAAAAGTCGTGATGACCTCCACCGACCGCTTCCGACTCTCCCGTTCCAGCTTTACCTGGACTCCACAGGACAGCAATCTGGAAACCGAAACGCTGGTTCGCGGCTCGCTGCTGCGAGATGTGGCCCGCGCTGTCGACGAACACCAGAATGTGGTCATCGATTTCAACCCGGAAAGCCCGTCATTGCTTGGTTTCGAGAACGCCGGCCGCGTTTCGACCTCGCAGTTGATTGACGGCGAATTCCCCGCGGTCGATAGGCTTTTCGCTGACGAATACCCGATCGAAGCCGTGATTTCCAAGGAAGCGTTGCTCGGCGCCATCAAGCGTGTGGCACTGGTTGCGGAACGTAATGCGCCGATTCGTATGGTCTTCGAAGGCCAGACTCTGACGCTTTCCGCCGGAACCGCCGACGAATCCCAGGCCAAGGAAGTGCTCGACATCGACATGGACGGCGAGAATATCACCGTCGCCTTCAACCCGTCGTATCTGATCGAGGGGTTGAGCGCCATCACCGAACCGTTCGTGCGCATGAAGATGACCACCGCCGTCAAGCCGGTCGAGTTCAACGGGCAGCAGGAAGCCGATTCCGACGAATCGATGGATTATCGTTATCTGCTCGTGCCGATGCGTTTCAACTGA